In Cystobacter fuscus DSM 2262, the DNA window CGATAAACGTCCGAGAGGATACTGGAGGCCGTGACCCAGTGACGGCCACTGGCGGGATTCATGATTTGAATCCAGCGGTGCTGCCGGCTCCAAGCGATGGTGAAGTGGGTCGATCGGTCGGGGCTGCCAAGCACGACGATGGAGGGGAGCAGCTCCGCCTCGGGGATGAGCAGGTGATCGATCGGCACGATGCGCTGCATTGCATTCAGGCCGAGTCCTCGTGCCACATCCTCAAGGGTATCGATCGATGTGCCGTCGACGTCGGTCTGGCAGGCGTCTCGGAGCCGCTCATAGCTGGCCTGGATACCGTGGCCCGCCAGCAAGCTCTTGATGCAGGCAGGACCGCAGTCGGTCGAAGAATACTGGACGACCTCGGGGACGAAAAAGGACCGACGAGGCTTCATGAAGAGGGTACTCCCTTGGCCGCGCCTTGACTCGACCACCACTTGCCAACGCTACGGAACACCAGTTGTGCCGGTGTGATACGCTCGACCTCCACCTCGATGGAGCCAAGGAGCCCGTGCTGCAGGGGAATGCGCGTGGGGCTTCTCTCGTCGAGTACGAATTCGACGCGCAGTTGTTCTTCCCGGATCTCACTCGCCGCACCCGAGACATGCGCGGATAGGGTTCCATACTCGACCCAAGGGAAGCTCTGCAAGCGCATCACCGCTGGCTGTCCTGGCTTGATCCTTCCCACGACAGAAGAAGGAGGAAAATGGGCCACGATCTTGAAAGCGCCTTGTCCGACCACAGCAGCGACGCGAGTCCCGGCGAACAGGTAGGCACCAGAGTCGGGCACCACGACATCTGATATGGTCCCGTTGCCCGGAGCACGAATGGAACACTTGGCGATCTTTTCGTTGAGGCGCTCGATGATCTGCTTGTGGGTCTCGATGGCGCCCTCAGATTCGGCGATCTCCTTGTTGAGCCGTTCGATCCGGGCGAACTCGCGCGCGAGCTTCTCACCTCCCTCCTCCCGTGTCCGCAGGAGGCGTTGAGTCGATGCCAGTGCCGTTGAGCGCAGCTGGAGTGCCTCGGTGCGGGTGCGTTCGAGTTCCTCGGCCGAGACGTATCCCCCTTCGTGCAACTCTTTCACTCCGGCGGAGAGCCTCTCTGCGAATACGGCAGCAGTACGGGCGGCCTCCTCTTCGGCGGCAGTCTCACGAACTCGCGCCTGGGCGAC includes these proteins:
- a CDS encoding HlyD family secretion protein, translated to MAVPMQFSRTLRSIEKDGFRPYLLLLGLGGAMLLLWLGWFLLIPLVVLETSDQARVETTIHPVVTEIDGRIVRNELKLGREVKAGEVIAQLDCRVHELALEEERTRLVMVKAQLASLLSERTQTQQTVNKLRGVAQARVRETAAEEEAARTAAVFAERLSAGVKELHEGGYVSAEELERTRTEALQLRSTALASTQRLLRTREEGGEKLAREFARIERLNKEIAESEGAIETHKQIIERLNEKIAKCSIRAPGNGTISDVVVPDSGAYLFAGTRVAAVVGQGAFKIVAHFPPSSVVGRIKPGQPAVMRLQSFPWVEYGTLSAHVSGAASEIREEQLRVEFVLDERSPTRIPLQHGLLGSIEVEVERITPAQLVFRSVGKWWSSQGAAKGVPSS